In one Phyllostomus discolor isolate MPI-MPIP mPhyDis1 chromosome 8, mPhyDis1.pri.v3, whole genome shotgun sequence genomic region, the following are encoded:
- the LSM6 gene encoding U6 snRNA-associated Sm-like protein LSm6, with protein MSLRKQTPSDFLKQIIGRPVVVKLNSGVDYRGVLACLDGYMNIALEQTEEYVNGQLKNKYGDAFIRGNNVLYISTQKRRM; from the exons ATGAGTCTGCGGAAGCAAACCCCCAGTGACTTCTTAAAGCAAATCATCGGACGGCCTGTTGTGGTGAAATTGAATTCTGGAGTGGATTATCGAG GGGTCCTGGCTTGCCTGGACGGCTACATGAACATAGCCTTGGAGCAGACGGAGGAGTACGTGAACGGGCAGCTGAAGAACAAGTACGGGGACGCGTTTATCCGAGGAAACAACG TGTTGTACATAAGCACCCAGAAGAGGAGGATGTGA